A single genomic interval of Terriglobus albidus harbors:
- a CDS encoding MarR family winged helix-turn-helix transcriptional regulator: MSNQKSDSGQMQDFRSLPGHLIRRLHQASVALFAEECASLDLTPVQYATLFAIGESPKIDATRLSEQVFFDRSTLGAVLDRLEKKALVVRSASATDRRVKVLTLTAKGKQLVKRASPAVLRVQERLMEPLTASEREQMQQLLSRLAEVHRGRETGPKLDD, encoded by the coding sequence ATGTCGAACCAAAAGTCCGATTCAGGACAGATGCAGGATTTTCGCTCTCTGCCAGGTCATCTCATCCGGAGGTTGCACCAGGCCTCTGTCGCTCTTTTCGCTGAGGAGTGCGCCTCTCTCGATCTGACACCGGTGCAGTATGCCACCCTGTTTGCCATTGGCGAGTCACCAAAGATCGACGCTACCCGCCTGTCGGAGCAGGTGTTCTTCGATCGCTCGACACTTGGCGCCGTATTGGATCGTTTGGAAAAGAAAGCCCTTGTGGTTCGCAGCGCGAGCGCGACCGATCGTCGGGTGAAAGTGCTGACGCTGACGGCCAAGGGAAAACAGCTGGTAAAACGGGCCTCTCCAGCGGTGCTCAGGGTGCAGGAACGCCTGATGGAGCCTTTGACAGCCAGCGAACGGGAGCAGATGCAACAGCTGTTATCGCGTCTTGCAGAGGTTCATCGGGGACGCGAAACCGGTCCCAAATTAGACGATTAA
- the gtdA gene encoding gentisate 1,2-dioxygenase produces MTVEAAFHERPGISEARSQYYGRLAEKSARPLWEVLSSLVTPVPRDRTSAAIWRYREMRPLISEGARLITPEEAERRVLILENPGLPGSAQITQTLYAGLQMIAPGEVAPSHRHVASALRYVMEGEGAYTAVNGERTTMRPGDFILTPSWQWHDHGNPGGSEVVWLDGLDIPIANFFCTSFAQHHPQTTQPVAHRPGDALHQFGMGLLPLEYKLDGMSAPVFVYPFERSQCALQHLQASGHHNPWHGIKLQYSNPATGGSPMPTISAFLQLLPAGFKGKSYRSTDATVFCASSGRGRTWVGDTELAWETNDVFVVPSWQPVRHEAEEESILFSFSDRVAQKALGIWREEYLEADQEPVQANV; encoded by the coding sequence ATGACAGTAGAAGCGGCGTTTCACGAACGGCCTGGGATCTCGGAAGCACGGAGTCAGTATTACGGCAGGCTGGCTGAGAAGTCCGCCAGGCCGTTATGGGAGGTGCTTTCAAGTCTGGTGACGCCGGTTCCGCGCGACCGGACGAGCGCAGCCATCTGGCGCTACCGCGAGATGCGGCCGCTCATCTCCGAAGGTGCCCGCCTCATCACGCCGGAGGAAGCGGAGCGGCGTGTCCTGATTCTTGAAAATCCAGGCTTGCCCGGCTCAGCGCAGATCACACAGACGCTCTATGCGGGGCTACAGATGATTGCTCCCGGAGAGGTCGCTCCCAGCCACCGGCACGTCGCCTCAGCACTTCGTTATGTCATGGAAGGTGAAGGTGCATATACGGCCGTCAATGGCGAACGCACGACCATGCGTCCCGGTGACTTCATTCTGACGCCGTCATGGCAGTGGCATGATCACGGCAACCCTGGCGGGTCAGAGGTGGTCTGGCTCGATGGTCTGGATATACCTATCGCAAATTTCTTCTGCACCAGCTTCGCGCAGCATCATCCGCAAACAACACAACCTGTCGCCCACAGGCCAGGAGATGCGCTCCATCAGTTTGGAATGGGGCTGCTGCCGCTGGAGTACAAGCTCGACGGCATGTCTGCTCCGGTCTTTGTCTATCCTTTTGAGCGTAGCCAGTGCGCCTTGCAACATCTGCAGGCAAGCGGACACCATAACCCCTGGCACGGCATAAAACTGCAGTACTCCAATCCGGCTACCGGCGGATCCCCCATGCCGACTATCTCCGCATTTCTCCAGCTGTTGCCGGCGGGCTTTAAAGGGAAGAGCTACCGTTCCACCGACGCGACTGTCTTCTGCGCCAGCTCCGGTCGTGGACGGACATGGGTCGGCGATACAGAGCTTGCATGGGAGACCAACGATGTTTTTGTGGTTCCGTCATGGCAGCCGGTTCGCCATGAAGCGGAAGAGGAGTCCATTCTGTTCAGCTTCTCCGATCGAGTGGCGCAAAAAGCACTGGGAATCTGGCGCGAGGAGTATCTTGAGGCAGACCAGGAACCTGTCCAGGCGAATGTATGA
- a CDS encoding MFS transporter, translating into MSAQHLSQTFDVHEELASAPLSGFHLRLALLLAALIVFDGYDTVNPSYAVHYLIPAWKLSPSQGGLLVSSGLFGFLFGAAGHGILADRYGRRSVLLYALSLAAIATVLTPVVGVSLVTFCSIRFVTGVGLGVLMPLATTYINEFAPRRFSNLMPVWGVAFGWALGATLASIAGIYLTPRFGWQFLYFLGALAFPLLAITYTSLPESIRYLALQQRTAEVRELLSKLHPGRRAQYQSSEMRVFPARAGKGSYAALLSPPYRRTSITIWIASSLSLFGVYALTGWIPSVMIQRGENFATGFSFGAIMQIASFLGALLGAYLIDRIGAAKQWMACLWFCGAISMALLAAVNQHIFNLIAVGLAGFGIPGAQFLLNNFTARSYETSIRASGVGAELATGRLGAILGPYIAGLLQQQYHSSRAMFVAVAGTSLLASMAVLTLKTGEPGITPSDPNLLPTASLDRIDEVA; encoded by the coding sequence ATGAGCGCCCAACACCTCTCGCAAACCTTCGATGTGCATGAGGAGCTTGCCTCTGCTCCGCTATCCGGATTTCACCTCCGGCTGGCTCTCCTGCTGGCCGCCCTGATCGTCTTTGACGGATACGACACGGTAAATCCGTCCTATGCGGTTCACTATCTGATCCCAGCCTGGAAGCTCTCTCCCAGTCAGGGAGGCTTACTGGTCTCGAGCGGCCTGTTCGGTTTCCTCTTCGGCGCAGCAGGCCATGGAATACTTGCCGATCGATATGGAAGGCGCAGCGTGCTTCTCTATGCGCTAAGCCTTGCGGCCATCGCCACCGTGCTTACCCCGGTTGTGGGTGTATCCCTTGTGACCTTTTGTTCTATCCGGTTCGTCACCGGTGTTGGCCTGGGGGTGTTGATGCCGCTTGCGACCACGTACATCAATGAATTTGCGCCGCGCCGATTCTCAAATCTGATGCCGGTATGGGGAGTAGCCTTTGGCTGGGCTCTCGGAGCTACGTTGGCCAGTATCGCTGGAATCTATCTGACGCCGCGCTTCGGATGGCAGTTCTTGTACTTTCTGGGAGCGCTGGCATTTCCTCTGCTCGCCATCACCTATACCAGCCTTCCCGAATCGATTCGCTATCTCGCCCTGCAGCAGCGTACCGCCGAGGTGCGAGAGCTCTTATCGAAGCTGCATCCTGGCCGTCGTGCTCAATACCAGAGCTCTGAGATGCGTGTTTTCCCTGCCAGGGCGGGAAAAGGCAGCTACGCAGCTCTATTGTCACCACCCTACCGGCGAACCAGTATCACGATCTGGATCGCTTCGTCTCTCAGCCTGTTCGGTGTGTACGCCTTAACCGGCTGGATTCCGAGCGTCATGATTCAGCGCGGAGAGAACTTTGCCACGGGTTTCTCCTTTGGGGCGATCATGCAGATCGCTTCGTTTCTCGGAGCTTTGCTTGGAGCGTATCTGATCGATCGCATAGGGGCAGCGAAACAATGGATGGCCTGCCTCTGGTTCTGCGGTGCAATCTCCATGGCACTTCTGGCAGCCGTAAATCAACACATCTTCAATCTCATTGCGGTAGGCCTTGCCGGATTCGGTATTCCCGGAGCGCAGTTTCTGCTCAACAACTTTACGGCGCGCTCCTATGAGACAAGCATCAGAGCCTCCGGTGTTGGAGCAGAGCTCGCAACCGGTCGTCTCGGCGCGATTCTTGGGCCCTACATCGCCGGTCTTCTTCAGCAGCAGTATCACTCCAGCCGCGCAATGTTTGTGGCGGTTGCCGGTACGTCGCTGCTGGCATCCATGGCGGTTCTGACACTCAAGACAGGAGAGCCAGGCATCACACCTTCCGATCCTAATCTTCTACCCACTGCGTCGCTCGATCGAATCGACGAAGTGGCCTAG
- a CDS encoding DinB family protein, with the protein MMTRVQDACRQIDTILSEIETKVQPLPRAWLSWRPVADVWSILDILSHIEEFVPYWSGQILSIIHHPNQEWGRTHADPDRLEAVTDTDSRALSDVLASIRNRVESMRNRLLPLSDQMLETTARSRNPRWETKPASFILDHLLVQHVANHSAQIQRNIDQLISQTRENR; encoded by the coding sequence ATGATGACCCGCGTACAAGATGCCTGCCGGCAAATTGACACAATCCTGAGTGAGATAGAGACGAAGGTCCAGCCGTTGCCCAGAGCCTGGCTCTCATGGCGTCCTGTTGCGGATGTGTGGTCCATTCTGGACATCCTCTCTCACATAGAAGAGTTTGTGCCGTATTGGAGCGGACAGATTCTATCTATCATTCATCATCCCAATCAGGAGTGGGGGCGAACCCATGCCGATCCGGATCGCCTGGAGGCGGTTACTGATACGGACAGTCGAGCACTCTCCGACGTGCTGGCATCGATTCGCAACCGTGTCGAGTCCATGCGCAACCGGCTGTTGCCTTTGAGTGACCAGATGCTGGAGACCACAGCAAGAAGCCGGAACCCACGCTGGGAGACCAAGCCTGCGTCATTCATTCTTGACCACCTGCTCGTACAGCATGTCGCTAATCACTCCGCCCAAATCCAAAGAAACATCGATCAGTTAATAAGTCAGACCAGGGAGAACCGATGA
- a CDS encoding fumarylacetoacetate hydrolase family protein → MKLISFMKEGIPGYGAVQDGRVLDVSSVLHTEFPDLKSIILGNAWDKLQDACRSCRSFNLDSVEHLPPVPNPSKIFCIGHNYEEHRLETGRPKTTFPSTFFRFADSQVAHGQSALIPRVSSEIDFEGELAVVIGKPGRYISAADALSHVAGYSCYNDISVRDWQRHTTQFGPGKNFPCTGGFGPWMVTADEIANPQALELTTKLNGHVVQRASTSQMIFTVAELIEYCSSFTPLTPGDVIVSGTPGGVGMKRTPPLYMAKGDAVEVEISRIGTLCLTMEKES, encoded by the coding sequence ATGAAGCTTATCTCTTTTATGAAGGAAGGCATTCCAGGCTATGGAGCTGTACAGGACGGCCGTGTCTTAGACGTCAGCTCCGTGCTCCATACAGAATTCCCGGACCTTAAGAGCATCATCCTCGGGAATGCATGGGATAAATTACAGGATGCCTGCCGTTCATGCCGTTCCTTCAATCTGGATTCGGTCGAGCATCTGCCGCCGGTTCCCAATCCATCGAAGATCTTTTGCATCGGTCACAACTACGAAGAGCATCGGCTGGAGACGGGAAGACCAAAGACAACCTTTCCTTCGACATTCTTCCGTTTTGCTGACAGCCAGGTCGCGCATGGGCAAAGCGCGCTCATCCCCCGTGTCTCCTCCGAGATCGATTTTGAAGGAGAGCTTGCCGTCGTGATTGGAAAGCCTGGACGTTATATTTCGGCAGCCGACGCGCTCTCACACGTGGCTGGATACTCCTGCTATAACGATATCTCTGTTCGCGATTGGCAACGTCATACCACCCAGTTTGGCCCTGGCAAAAACTTCCCATGCACGGGCGGATTTGGCCCATGGATGGTGACCGCCGATGAGATCGCAAATCCGCAAGCGCTTGAGCTGACGACCAAACTTAATGGCCACGTAGTTCAGCGTGCAAGCACATCACAGATGATCTTCACGGTTGCGGAGTTGATCGAGTACTGCTCTTCATTTACACCGCTCACGCCGGGCGACGTGATTGTTTCAGGAACTCCGGGCGGAGTGGGGATGAAGAGAACACCTCCTTTATATATGGCTAAAGGAGATGCAGTAGAGGTCGAGATCAGCCGCATCGGAACATTATGTTTGACGATGGAAAAAGAAAGCTGA
- a CDS encoding glycosyl hydrolase family 95 catalytic domain-containing protein, with protein sequence MRSAYILFAAGTGFRGYDKIPDRPTSEIHAGVQATLNKAAAKPLQLLQNRHIAAHQRYFRRVSLDLGEQDKMRSTAERVAEFEKKPDPSLLALYFQFGRYLLIGSSRPGTLPANLQGIWNNELRPPWSSNWTSNINVQMNYWLAETCNLTEFHQPLFEMLQTLAKNGAKTAEVNYGMPGWVSHHNIDGWCLSSPVGEGKGDPTWANFAMSAPWLCAHLWEHYLFTGDKGFLQSQAYPLMKGAAEFCSAWLVSDGKGRLTTCPSVSTENDFLAPDGKKANVSAGCTMDIALIRELFKNCIEASRVLGIDAKWAAHLGHQRDSMIPYAIGKYGQLQEWSVDFVESTPGQRHMSHLYPLYPGNEFDMESAPKWMAAGRVSLERRLANGGAYTGWSRAWASNLWARLGDGAQAWASLQMHMKVSTAGNFFDTHPSGNGAIFQIDGNFGTTSAIAEMLLQSHNGLIRILPALPQAWPSGSVAGLRARGGVTVDIAWNNGAIAKLAMVVQHPGTHRIVLPATSNKVRSIQGAKGSATITARDAGMEVKFPASGRYRFVFQAS encoded by the coding sequence GTGCGATCGGCCTACATTCTCTTCGCTGCCGGTACCGGCTTTCGTGGTTACGACAAGATTCCGGATCGTCCAACAAGCGAAATTCATGCGGGTGTGCAGGCCACACTGAACAAAGCAGCGGCAAAACCACTCCAGCTTCTACAGAACCGTCACATCGCCGCACATCAGAGGTACTTTCGCCGCGTTTCCCTCGATCTTGGAGAACAGGACAAGATGCGCTCCACGGCAGAACGTGTGGCGGAGTTTGAGAAGAAGCCGGATCCGTCTCTGCTGGCGCTTTACTTCCAGTTTGGCCGCTACCTTCTTATCGGCAGCTCCCGCCCCGGCACACTTCCGGCGAACCTGCAGGGCATCTGGAACAATGAGCTTCGTCCGCCGTGGAGTTCCAACTGGACCTCAAACATCAATGTGCAGATGAATTACTGGCTGGCGGAGACCTGCAATCTCACCGAGTTCCACCAGCCGTTATTCGAGATGCTGCAGACGCTCGCGAAGAACGGCGCGAAGACTGCTGAAGTGAACTATGGCATGCCCGGCTGGGTCTCTCATCACAACATCGATGGATGGTGCCTCTCCAGCCCGGTAGGTGAAGGCAAAGGTGATCCGACATGGGCAAACTTCGCGATGAGCGCTCCATGGCTGTGTGCTCATCTGTGGGAGCACTACCTGTTTACCGGCGACAAGGGATTTCTCCAATCACAGGCGTATCCCCTCATGAAGGGTGCGGCGGAGTTCTGCTCCGCCTGGCTGGTTTCAGATGGAAAAGGAAGACTCACAACCTGTCCGTCCGTTTCCACAGAGAACGACTTCCTGGCGCCGGATGGGAAGAAGGCAAATGTCAGCGCCGGTTGCACGATGGATATCGCACTTATCCGTGAGCTCTTCAAGAACTGCATCGAAGCATCCAGAGTTCTCGGCATCGATGCGAAGTGGGCCGCACATCTTGGCCATCAGCGTGACAGCATGATTCCCTACGCCATCGGCAAGTATGGCCAGCTTCAGGAGTGGTCTGTCGATTTTGTTGAGTCCACGCCTGGGCAGCGACATATGTCTCACCTCTATCCGCTCTACCCGGGCAATGAGTTCGACATGGAGAGCGCTCCGAAGTGGATGGCTGCAGGCCGTGTCTCCTTGGAACGTCGGCTGGCCAATGGCGGAGCGTATACGGGATGGAGCCGCGCATGGGCGTCTAATCTGTGGGCTCGCCTTGGAGATGGAGCGCAGGCCTGGGCCTCGCTTCAGATGCACATGAAGGTGAGTACCGCCGGCAATTTCTTCGATACGCATCCTTCCGGAAATGGCGCCATCTTTCAGATTGATGGAAACTTCGGCACGACCTCTGCGATTGCGGAGATGCTGCTTCAAAGCCATAACGGTTTGATCCGCATCCTGCCCGCATTGCCACAGGCATGGCCGAGTGGCAGCGTGGCGGGGCTGAGAGCCCGCGGAGGAGTGACTGTCGATATTGCCTGGAACAATGGAGCCATCGCGAAACTAGCGATGGTGGTGCAACATCCGGGAACTCATCGAATTGTGCTTCCTGCGACGTCGAACAAGGTTCGTAGTATTCAGGGAGCGAAGGGTTCGGCGACGATCACTGCTCGCGATGCCGGGATGGAAGTTAAGTTTCCGGCTTCGGGGCGTTATCGTTTTGTCTTTCAGGCTAGCTAG
- a CDS encoding glycoside hydrolase family 95 protein: MRHLTRRAFLPFAAVAPRAISQVAQSASHHSESDHDANYTMWFRSPASNWIDALSIGNGRLGGMVFGGATEDRISLNEDTLYSGYPSDGNNPGAKNKLAAVRKAVLEDENNHLADQICKEMQGPYGEAYQPLGDMYVTLTGDAESHEEVREYRRELNLDTAIARTTFRLGNVHVTKQCFVSHPDNVLVMSIDASEPVTVTVRLDSQLQHVADVNDAAFVIRGKAPVVSRPNYLKTDNPIQYSDEAGKGMYFVSEARVLSKDGKRAAQ, encoded by the coding sequence GTGCGCCATCTTACTCGCCGGGCATTTCTTCCCTTCGCAGCCGTTGCGCCCCGCGCTATCTCGCAGGTTGCGCAATCCGCATCTCACCATAGCGAAAGCGATCATGATGCCAATTACACGATGTGGTTTCGTTCCCCGGCATCGAACTGGATCGATGCGCTCTCGATTGGAAACGGAAGACTCGGAGGCATGGTCTTCGGCGGCGCTACAGAGGACCGCATCTCCCTGAACGAAGACACGCTGTACTCGGGATATCCCAGTGACGGCAACAACCCGGGGGCAAAGAACAAGCTGGCTGCTGTCAGGAAGGCAGTCCTGGAAGATGAGAACAATCATCTTGCCGACCAGATCTGTAAAGAGATGCAGGGGCCTTATGGCGAGGCTTACCAGCCTCTTGGTGATATGTATGTCACTCTGACTGGCGATGCAGAGAGCCATGAAGAGGTAAGGGAGTACCGCCGCGAACTGAATCTTGATACGGCGATTGCACGGACAACGTTTCGGTTAGGGAACGTGCATGTTACCAAGCAGTGCTTTGTCTCCCATCCCGATAATGTGCTGGTGATGTCGATCGATGCATCGGAGCCGGTCACCGTCACGGTGCGTCTGGACAGCCAGCTTCAGCACGTGGCCGACGTCAACGATGCTGCCTTTGTGATTCGGGGAAAGGCGCCGGTAGTCAGCAGACCGAATTACCTGAAGACTGACAATCCGATTCAGTATTCAGACGAGGCCGGCAAAGGCATGTACTTTGTTAGCGAAGCCCGCGTCCTTTCAAAGGATGGGAAAAGGGCCGCGCAGTAA
- a CDS encoding LacI family DNA-binding transcriptional regulator, whose amino-acid sequence MRATLKDIAEAVGVSIVTVSKVMRGHGDIGQETRKKVLDKAKELNFRPNLAARSLVTGKSSIVGLVVPDLLHPYFVEIAKSLAATLRKNGYYLMLSSSEEDPRMEEQEVEHLLALRLDALVVASCAPTVPKLFGDIQDQGTPLVLLDRSFEGFRCNFIGSDNAQMGHLATRHLFSLKRKRIAHIRGPENSIGRGRFEGYLKAFEEEGLEPNPKYVVGTSTVDVDSTVQGRDAMKRLLSLKPRPDAVFCYSDPIAIGAMDAIVDAGLRIPEDIAVVGCGNLHYDEHLRVPLTSVDQGSTRIGVRAAKMLLSILDSKAAPSGKPTIRRTIEPAEIVIRESTRR is encoded by the coding sequence ATGCGCGCTACGCTGAAAGACATCGCCGAGGCAGTTGGGGTTTCTATTGTTACCGTCTCGAAGGTGATGCGCGGCCACGGAGATATCGGTCAGGAGACCAGGAAAAAGGTTCTCGATAAGGCGAAGGAGCTCAACTTCCGTCCCAATCTGGCGGCGCGCTCCCTGGTCACCGGCAAGAGCTCCATCGTCGGCCTGGTCGTGCCGGATCTGCTGCACCCCTACTTCGTCGAGATTGCGAAATCGCTGGCGGCGACATTGCGGAAGAACGGCTATTACCTGATGCTCTCTTCCTCAGAAGAGGATCCGCGGATGGAAGAGCAGGAGGTGGAGCATCTTCTGGCGCTGCGGCTTGATGCCCTGGTGGTTGCATCCTGCGCCCCGACCGTTCCCAAACTCTTCGGTGATATTCAGGATCAGGGAACCCCCCTCGTCCTTCTGGACCGTTCCTTTGAGGGATTTCGCTGCAATTTCATTGGTTCGGACAATGCACAGATGGGACATCTCGCGACACGGCACCTCTTCTCCCTCAAACGCAAGCGGATTGCGCATATCCGGGGGCCGGAGAACTCCATCGGCCGCGGACGCTTCGAAGGCTACCTCAAAGCCTTCGAAGAAGAGGGGTTGGAGCCTAACCCCAAATACGTTGTAGGAACCTCAACCGTGGACGTCGACAGCACGGTGCAGGGCCGCGACGCGATGAAGCGTCTGCTCTCCCTGAAACCGCGGCCCGACGCCGTCTTTTGCTATAGCGACCCCATTGCGATCGGCGCCATGGATGCGATTGTGGATGCCGGACTTCGCATTCCTGAGGACATCGCGGTTGTGGGATGTGGCAACCTCCACTATGACGAGCATCTTCGTGTTCCGCTGACGAGCGTGGACCAGGGAAGCACGCGCATTGGAGTACGTGCGGCGAAAATGCTGCTCTCCATTCTGGATTCCAAGGCTGCGCCATCAGGAAAACCGACGATTCGCCGAACCATTGAACCGGCAGAGATCGTCATCCGCGAATCGACACGGCGCTGA
- a CDS encoding sulfatase-like hydrolase/transferase — MAKRNLRRPFSPLLCTLTAACVATAMYAQAQDRTVLPIAPPPFTGTVGSSFANSTAAPTPPLRAPTGAPNVLLVLIDDAGYGQSGTFGGLVPTPTLDSLAAHGLRYNRFHVTALCSPTRAALLTGRNNHAVGMGTITNLATDFPGYNASIPKSAALLPQVLQMNGYATAAYGKWHLIPESEDKISGPFDHWPTHQGFDEFYGFLNGETDQWYPELTSGTQPVEMAAPAGRKADFTLNEDLADHAIRWIKSEKSLSPEKPFFVYFAPGATHTPLQAPKAWVDKFRGQFDMGWDKYREIVFERQKKLGVIPKDAKLTPRPKEIPAWDSLSPDEKKVASRLMEVFAGFMAQTDHEIGRVIDAIRDTGQLDNTLVLFIAGDNGASLEGGLQGTGNIMGAINGERESTAEMLKILDKLGGPETTPHYPVGWAWAGDTPFQWGKRIASHLGGTRDPLVVFWPKGIHDGGALREQFEDVTDIAPTVLEAAHIPIPVEVNGVKQQRMDGMSMLATFASSNVPSQRTTQYFEMLGNRAIYHDGWMAASRSGLLPWVYTTQPPPDPNRQPWELYHLSEDYSEANDVAAKNPDKVAELAVLFDAEAKQNRVYPLDPRFGGRQARPEGNHFRYYTGTGHLYLSLTPAYENKSHKITAYVTVPNGQANGVLMADGGEGGGFSLYLKNGRPTYTYNYFKRRITTIASPAPLPAGPAKITLEFSYDGGGIGKGANITLLVNDKPVAKQRLPETVRMAFAFEDTFDIGEDSASPAGDYESPFPFTGAIQHIDLDIEPQPSNASAAP, encoded by the coding sequence ATGGCCAAACGGAATCTGAGGCGCCCTTTTTCTCCCCTGCTCTGCACCCTTACGGCTGCCTGCGTGGCGACTGCGATGTATGCGCAGGCGCAGGACCGGACGGTGCTTCCAATCGCGCCTCCCCCGTTTACAGGGACCGTTGGCTCCAGCTTTGCGAACTCAACGGCGGCTCCGACGCCGCCGCTGCGGGCTCCGACCGGTGCGCCGAACGTGCTGCTGGTGCTGATCGACGATGCCGGGTATGGCCAGTCCGGCACATTCGGAGGACTGGTCCCAACACCGACGCTCGATTCCCTCGCCGCACATGGATTGCGGTACAACCGCTTCCATGTCACAGCGCTGTGCTCCCCGACACGCGCGGCATTGCTCACGGGCAGGAACAATCATGCTGTCGGGATGGGAACCATCACCAATCTGGCGACCGATTTTCCCGGCTATAACGCGTCGATCCCGAAGAGCGCGGCACTGTTACCGCAGGTACTACAGATGAACGGTTACGCAACGGCTGCTTATGGCAAGTGGCATCTGATTCCGGAAAGCGAAGACAAGATCTCCGGGCCATTCGATCATTGGCCGACGCATCAGGGGTTCGATGAGTTCTATGGCTTCCTGAACGGCGAGACGGATCAGTGGTATCCGGAGCTTACCTCTGGAACACAGCCGGTCGAGATGGCGGCGCCCGCGGGACGCAAGGCTGACTTCACGTTGAACGAAGACCTGGCCGATCACGCGATTCGCTGGATCAAATCGGAGAAATCGCTCTCTCCCGAGAAGCCGTTCTTTGTCTACTTCGCTCCAGGAGCAACCCATACTCCACTACAGGCTCCCAAAGCCTGGGTCGACAAGTTCCGCGGCCAGTTCGATATGGGCTGGGACAAATATCGTGAAATTGTCTTTGAGCGCCAGAAGAAGCTCGGTGTGATTCCGAAGGATGCGAAGCTGACGCCTCGTCCCAAGGAGATTCCTGCATGGGATTCGCTTTCGCCCGATGAGAAGAAGGTCGCCTCGCGCCTGATGGAGGTGTTTGCCGGCTTTATGGCACAGACCGATCACGAGATCGGACGCGTGATCGATGCGATTCGCGATACTGGCCAGTTGGATAACACCCTGGTTCTCTTTATCGCCGGAGACAATGGCGCCAGCCTCGAAGGCGGCTTGCAGGGCACGGGCAACATCATGGGGGCGATCAACGGCGAGCGGGAGTCCACGGCAGAGATGCTCAAAATCCTTGATAAGCTTGGTGGGCCGGAGACGACACCTCACTATCCGGTGGGCTGGGCGTGGGCCGGAGACACTCCGTTCCAGTGGGGCAAGCGCATCGCCTCACATCTGGGTGGAACCCGCGATCCTCTGGTGGTCTTCTGGCCAAAAGGAATTCATGATGGCGGAGCCTTGCGGGAACAGTTTGAGGACGTGACCGACATTGCTCCCACCGTTCTGGAGGCAGCGCATATCCCAATACCCGTTGAAGTGAATGGGGTGAAGCAGCAGCGCATGGACGGCATGAGCATGCTGGCGACGTTCGCCTCGTCCAATGTGCCAAGCCAGCGAACGACGCAGTACTTTGAGATGCTGGGCAATAGGGCCATCTATCACGACGGATGGATGGCGGCCTCGCGTAGCGGCCTGCTTCCCTGGGTATACACCACTCAGCCGCCTCCGGACCCGAATCGCCAGCCATGGGAGCTGTATCACCTGAGCGAGGACTACTCCGAAGCGAACGACGTCGCTGCCAAGAATCCAGACAAAGTCGCGGAACTGGCTGTCCTCTTCGATGCGGAGGCGAAACAGAATCGTGTTTATCCGCTGGACCCGCGCTTCGGAGGACGGCAGGCGCGGCCGGAAGGCAACCACTTCAGGTACTACACCGGGACGGGACATCTGTATCTCTCGCTGACGCCCGCGTACGAAAACAAATCGCACAAGATTACGGCGTACGTGACGGTTCCCAATGGCCAGGCTAACGGGGTTCTAATGGCGGACGGCGGTGAGGGTGGGGGCTTCAGCCTCTATCTGAAAAACGGGCGGCCTACGTATACCTACAACTACTTCAAGCGGCGCATCACGACGATCGCCTCCCCTGCTCCGCTTCCTGCTGGCCCCGCCAAGATCACGCTGGAGTTCAGCTATGACGGCGGAGGCATTGGAAAAGGAGCAAACATCACGCTGCTGGTGAACGACAAGCCTGTCGCGAAGCAGCGGCTGCCGGAGACGGTACGCATGGCCTTCGCATTTGAGGACACCTTCGATATCGGCGAAGACAGCGCATCGCCGGCAGGCGATTATGAAAGCCCGTTCCCCTTCACCGGGGCGATTCAGCATATTGACCTGGATATCGAGCCGCAGCCATCCAATGCAAGCGCTGCTCCATAG